Proteins from a genomic interval of Plasmodium reichenowi strain SY57 chromosome 11, whole genome shotgun sequence:
- a CDS encoding radial spoke head protein, putative, with amino-acid sequence MKGNLILSLNNAKDYLKNKNDEGNNVYDHICDIINFIVVEKPEKSYENFELISNHIKESKKCNDVRIIDEKKDGGEREKNNLDNYILNDHIKKKKKWLHKMKKWYFENNMEKKKNNKTLLLPFLHNIFEQMKLINWAGYHVKNNLICYINKSMKNIIQQYKDELLYLRFWGIIKGTHNDYYILEGQVKKDITIFSKKKKNKADNSSYDDEDIKQDGQFSDSSNVKEERKKKKHHGSDENDESDEQSKSDEKSESDEKSESDDNKSSDDNISSDDDKSSDDNKSSGDNKSSDDNKSSDDNKSSGDNKSSDDNKSKDDQNNYYEFSKTKNNIFQYKKEDYERFNKNVNKNVYWVSLNGIENWILLKSTTPKYIEIASQMNKMLTGHMNEKITSFPNLSIKEKHYLRALISIISSSTHISPQNYFIKKKEGGKKKDGGKYKNDDKDEEDEDEEENEDENEDENDNNNDNNNNNNNNDNNNNNNDDNNNYDDDEIIKNKNFHFDIQLLKNIQNWVYCKFSFLPNGHIFYPKSENLKKKKNLTLFMNENKVLNILRNISDQKDYKNIWKIKHLNHGDYYGKNQLHYDIIIIYNFLFYGAFTIYSNKQYFNFYIGNGIKSKHVYLHTYQPQKIQSDKSELSEMEQTD; translated from the coding sequence atgaagGGGAACTTAATACTCTCTCTTAACAATGCTAAAGATTATCTAAAGAATAAAAACGATGAAGGGAATAATGTATATGATCATATTTGTGACATCATCAATTTTATTGTTGTTGAAAAACCGGAGAAAAGTTATGAAAACTTTGAACTTATATCAaatcatataaaagaaaGTAAAAAATGTAACGATGTAAGAATAAtagatgaaaaaaaagatggaggggaaagggaaaaaaacaatctagataattatatattaaatgatcacataaaaaagaaaaaaaaatggttacataaaatgaaaaaatggTACTTcgaaaataatatggaaaagaaaaaaaataataaaacattattGTTACCATTcttacataatatatttgaacaaatgaaattaataaattgGGCTGGATATCatgttaaaaataatttaatatgttatattaataaatccatgaaaaatattatacaacAATATAAAGATGAACTCTTATATTTACGTTTCTGGGGAATTATTAAGGGTACACataatgattattatattctaGAGGGACAGGTTAAAAAGGATATAActattttttcaaaaaagaaaaaaaataaagcCGACAACTCTTCTTATGATGATGAGGACATAAAGCAAGATGGGCAATTTTCTGATTCTAGTAATGTAAAggaagaaagaaaaaaaaagaaacacCATGGAAGTGATGAAAATGATGAGAGTGATGAGCAAAGTAAAAGTGATGAAAAAAGTGAAAGTGATGAAAAAAGTGAAAGTGATGATAACAAAAGTAGTGATGATAACATAAGTAGTGATGATGACAAAAGTAGTGATGATAACAAAAGTAGTGGTGATAACAAAAGTAGTGATGATAACAAAAGTAGTGATGATAACAAAAGTAGTGGTGATAACAAAAGTAGTGATGATAACAAAAGTAAAGATGATCAGAATAATTATTACGAATTTAGCAAAactaaaaataatatatttcaatataaaaaggaagACTATGAAAGATtcaataaaaatgttaataaaaatgtatattgGGTATCTTTAAATGGAATAGAAAATTggatattattaaaatcCACTACTccaaaatatattgaaataGCTAGCcaaatgaataaaatgCTTACTGGTCATatgaatgaaaaaataactTCTTTTCCTAACCTTTCTATTAAGGAAAAACATTACCTAAGAGCCCTAATATCAATAATATCTTCCTCTACACATATATCACcacaaaattattttataaaaaaaaaggagggagggaaaaaaaaagatggGGGGAAGTATAAGAATGATGATAAGGATGAAGAAGATgaagatgaagaagaaaatgaagatgaaaatgaagatgaaaatgataacaataatgataataataataataataacaataatgataataataataataataatgatgataataataattatgatgatgatgaaataattaaaaataaaaattttcatttcGATATACAACTATTAAAGAATATACAAAATTGGGTTTATTGTAAATTCTCTTTTTTACCTAATGgtcatattttttatccAAAAAGtgaaaatttaaaaaaaaaaaaaaatttaacactttttatgaatgaaaataaagttttaaatattttaagaaatatttCTGATCAAAAagattataaaaatatatggaaaataaaaCACCTAAATCATGGAGATTATTATGGTAAAAATCAATTACattatgatattattattatttataatttccttttttatgGAGCATTTACTATATATTCTAATAAACAATATTTCAATTTCTATATTGGAAATGGTATAAAATCTAAGCATGTATATTTACATACGTACCAGCCTCAAAAAATTCAGTCCGACAAAAGTGAACTATCAGAAATGGAGCAAACggattaa
- a CDS encoding RNA polymerase subunit, putative (transcript variant 2; alternatively spliced), producing the protein MFSLFRIEDVLNIETHFKDSEIKNVIEFLLRAKYIDKVIQNVGFCVGLYDIIEIKNKEIIKGSGEIRLKVIFRLVIFQPFENEIIEGFVKSSDSNGIIISLGFFENIRVNSANLKEPKELEKKEWYWTYEGIKFFYTKDELIRVRILDTYFSDPNEMNKDESIPSMSITGTVQQDGLGLVKWWK; encoded by the exons ATGTTTTCTCTTTTTCGTATAGAAGATGTTTTAAATATAGAAACTCATTTTAAAGATAGcgaaataaaaaatgttattgaatttttattaagagctaaatatattgataag GTTATACAAAATGTTGGTTTTTGTGTAGGTTTGTATGatataatagaaataaaaaataaggaaaTTATAAAAGGTAGTGGGGAAATTAGATTAAAGGTTATTTTTCGCTTGGTTATTTTCCAGCCTTttgaaaatgaaattataGAGGGATTTGTTAAAAGTTCAGATTCTAATGGAATAATAA ttAGTTTAGGTTTCTTTGAAAATATACGTGTAAATAGTGCAAATTTAAAGGAGCCAAAAGaatt GGAGAAAAAGGAATGGTACTGGACTTATGAAggaataaaatttttttatactaAAGATGAATTGATAAGAGTACGAATATTGGACACTTATTTTAGTg atcCGAATGAGATGAATAAGGATGAGTCCATACCATCCATGTCAATAACg gGGACGGTACAGCAAGATGGTCTTGGTTTAGTAAAGTGGTGGAAATAA
- a CDS encoding RNA polymerase subunit, putative (transcript variant 1; alternatively spliced) — protein MFSLFRIEDVLNIETHFKDSEIKNVIEFLLRAKYIDKVIQNVGFCVGLYDIIEIKNKEIIKGSGEIRLKVIFRLVIFQPFENEIIEGFVKSSDSNGIIISLGFFENIRVNSANLKEPKEFDREKKEWYWTYEGIKFFYTKDELIRVRILDTYFSDPNEMNKDESIPSMSITGTVQQDGLGLVKWWK, from the exons ATGTTTTCTCTTTTTCGTATAGAAGATGTTTTAAATATAGAAACTCATTTTAAAGATAGcgaaataaaaaatgttattgaatttttattaagagctaaatatattgataag GTTATACAAAATGTTGGTTTTTGTGTAGGTTTGTATGatataatagaaataaaaaataaggaaaTTATAAAAGGTAGTGGGGAAATTAGATTAAAGGTTATTTTTCGCTTGGTTATTTTCCAGCCTTttgaaaatgaaattataGAGGGATTTGTTAAAAGTTCAGATTCTAATGGAATAATAA ttAGTTTAGGTTTCTTTGAAAATATACGTGTAAATAGTGCAAATTTAAAGGAGCCAAAAGaatt TGATAGGGAGAAAAAGGAATGGTACTGGACTTATGAAggaataaaatttttttatactaAAGATGAATTGATAAGAGTACGAATATTGGACACTTATTTTAGTg atcCGAATGAGATGAATAAGGATGAGTCCATACCATCCATGTCAATAACg gGGACGGTACAGCAAGATGGTCTTGGTTTAGTAAAGTGGTGGAAATAA
- a CDS encoding metabolite/drug transporter, putative — MKKWKEKRRWHINIILMFLHHFFDRINYSMRNTFLHDHYIFMKFKKNKIIGLLSIINSSVCLVISPIVGYYCDKHKKERKKMLQFISVSYLLVNIIHYMFIRTNSLSLIIFVTAISKMLHECSHVITESIFIESIDRGKKSLIFTYQKLISTVATMLGPFFCLILFYVYNDKWNIKNIFIIFQFSILTIVPQTVISFLWENKTVDTIKNSEEIELLTKKNDKKNIFCFSTKHIPYIVFVSHMITLAGAGMTFKYFSLFLKSEYKVSPILMCILNIVIPVLLTVFTYISQKLSKCIGRAQVSLFFTTIGFLLLCSLLYIQNYKDVLKVHVFRSVFQNCTNSIDKSILYDFIDTNRYTGRWMGVQSLYYLVWSISAYFGGWLSDISSYRNTFKITTFFYLISLIIYAPLLWLVPVKEIV; from the exons atgaaaaaatggAAAGAGAAAAGAAGATGGCatataaacattatatTGATGTTTCTACATCATTTCTTCGATAGAATTAATTATTCAATGAGGAACACATTTTTACATgatcattatatatttatgaaatttaaaaagaataaaattattGGTCTTTTATCAATTATTAATTCAAGTGTCTGTTTAGTTATATCACCAATAGTTGGATATTATTGTGATAAGcataaaaaagaaagaaaaaaaatgttacaATTTATATCAGTATCCTATTTATTAGtcaatattattcattatatgtttatacGGACCAATAGTTTAAGTCTAATCATATTTGTAACAGCTATTTCAAAAATGCTGCATGAATGTTCTCATGTAATAACAGAGTCGATCTTTATAGAAAGTATAGATAGAG GAAAAAAGAGCTTAATTTTTACCTACCAGAAACTCATAAGTACCGTCGCTACCATGCTAGGACCATTTTTTTGtctaatattattttatgtttataacGATAAATggaatataaaaaacattttcatcatatttcaattttctatattaaCTATTGTCCCACAAACAGTTATAAGTTTCCTCTGGGAAAATAAAACAGTAGATACCATAAAAAATTCAGAGGAAATTGAATTGctaacaaaaaaaaatgataaaaaaaatattttctgTTTTTCTACGAAACATATACCATATATTGTTTTTGTCTCTCACATGATAACCCTAGCCGGAGCAG GAATGACATTTAAATACTTTTcgttatttttaaaatcgGAATATAAGGTTTCACCAATATTAATGTGTATTcttaatattgttattcCTGTGCTGTTAACTGTTTTTACATaca TTTCACAGAAATTGTCCAAATGTATTGGAAGGGCTCAGGTTTCTTTGTTCTTTACAACCATTGgtttttt GCTTTTATGTTCACTGCTATATATTCAGAATTATAAAGATGTCTTAAAAGTACATGTTTTTAG GAGCGTTTTTCAAAATTGCACGAATTCAATAGATAAAagtattttatatgattttatTGATACTAACAGATATACAG GAAGATGGATGGGTGTACAAAGCTTATACTATTTAGTATGGTCCATTAGTGCTTATTTTg GTGGTTGGTTGTCGGACATATCGTCATATAGAAatacatttaaaataacaa CATTCTTTTATTTGATCTCATTAATAATTTACGCTCCCCTATTATGGTTAGTTCCTGTTAAGGAAATTGTCTGA
- a CDS encoding calcium/calmodulin-dependent protein kinase, putative produces the protein MKNNYHHDHNIFFEEKKKKRKRSISINSNYPNKIHVSGGNKKKTKNKIIKLENEKIEDYFFIKRFLPICEEFLLKNEDNVFFHFFNKKKEMELSKIKIVDEKINKSNKEGKYKETCKQIQENYHNNRYNQQHVDNLYDDNYSYESIENMIIPQKKKTQKKSTKFNLYKSYIKVTKKNLKEIELPFDRAVLLNVIDKKDKTKKIIKIINKQKVLNSFGVSWQYMMEYIISLNQHKNLMKIFNIYDDNKNFYIVMEKLYGKELFNFLVYKKQVKENICKYIISQILQAVYYLHCHNIIHRDIKPENLMFRHKKTKNKGYMYNYELVLIDYDTCHFINNLQQTSPNVLMNTFVSPYGATSQCCSMHNNNNENKNKNENNNKNKNENNNKNENNNKNKNSDHNNDNNNCYYYYNAFSQNKSYPHRNTRLNNNNIHHNNNELYTTVHADKPTCLLDHMENTPGSEIKKTTSQNNKELEKETSKTQYEKYAEKKIYPNQKNQITNICLHNQSKEITKRIFSNTHQTKEAKNINKDDEINNHRTSSNKKYIKLVGTYGYIAPEIIKGFNYSILSDMWSIGIIFYILMTGITPLPMCLMINYKNTKDILLKKEKKGINFNLLSFHNYPIAKDLCEQLLQFDPNKRISSTVCAANHPWLKYFHILNKTQKKKKKKKKKKKKXXXXXXXXXXXXXXXXXXXXXXXXXXXXXXXXXXXXXXXXXXXXXXXXXXXXXXXXXXXXXXXXXXXXXXXXXXXXXXXXXXXXXXXXXXXXXXXXXXXXXXXXXXXXXXXXXXXXXXXXXXXXXXXXXXXXXXKKKKKKKKKKKKNNFMCTTRWIYQQSECKHEKKEKNKKKNKHKNKNKEMKNMDNNSYCVYYDEMMNKVDNIKSVEHMNNTYRLYNDSYCNACNTFNHEINNQLNVINKYIYPFTCPNKNTKQNNTYINTYNNNANLFLHNNYYYHKNDEHIKKNNSKFLNIFHKDTYPYSSFTVQEHNKKKNNNDDDNNNKKKNNNHDDNNNKNKNNNHDDNNNKKKNNNDDDNNNKKKNNNDDDNNNKKKNNNDDDNNNNDDNNNNDNNNNNNNNDNHNNNNDNHNNNNDNHNNNNNIIHQNNNEKNIHNQSRENDSILMDTYQNTVHNNKSSFIQQQHKMYPNNSSQKYSMQNYNINNYSYIKEKKGNTQGSLNTLKVKEKMYEEVKQNNIISSHFNHTNKENKIHQCTNGIINMDMPYCIKGINKRDIIQPLKDININVINFFDEYHPSNGNIFITTKHLSENTYSNEKFIELFENFVQKKKKKILSFHNSFNEFPIINNNNKIQMNQNYIQGNLHLQNIKKDIHSINKELNIKKENENQKNQKNQKNQKNQKNQQDYVYQQNYVYQQNHIYQQNQTNLYKPNIMVKGEKQNENEREYEKNNEKKYKNEENNINTIQHNNHNIQIYKDKKINFMNPHKVNMYHDNMSKNVNIDNNSCIFNIYKKEKNERTEKIRYDSRNEEKYIINDDHYDYEICNNNSSSDNNKDNDQNEYNTYKKHSHITTPKKRSYSFIQQNVKEQYEETHIYDIKNYIHDNQNDNNNINNNNNNNNNNKMHNQYASHNKEINYTKIYSDKLNNHSNIHKNREQNRDSNNTFSTYTNNLSNSLKQMNNTLLYKKKKKEKNNIIYDNLITITVSCDSAVYNKNQNTTNSSYENNINYPYMNQSNYYIANKFQKTLNPYEVDHIPKNVPSFYQISNQLNTCETDNNKMKRNKNCTSQDF, from the coding sequence atgaaaaataacTATCATCATGATcataacatattttttgaagaaaaaaagaagaaaagaaaaaggaGCATCTCCATAAACTCAAACTATCCTAATAAAATTCACGTATCAGGgggaaataaaaaaaagacaaaaaataaaatcataAAATTAGAGAATGAAAAGATTGAAGATTACTTTTTCATAAAAAGATTTTTACCCATATGTGaagaatttttattaaaaaatgaagacAATGTGTTTTTCCacttttttaataaaaaaaaagaaatggAATTATCCAAGATAAAAATAGtagatgaaaaaataaataaatcaaaCAAGGAAGggaaatataaagaaaCATGTAAACAAATACAAGAgaattatcataataatagaTATAATCAACAACATGTtgataatttatatgatgataacTATTCATATGAATCAATCGAAAATATGATAATCccccaaaaaaaaaaaacccaaaaaaaaagtacaaaatttaatttatataaaagttatataaaagttacaaaaaagaatttaaaagaaattgAATTACCATTTGATCGAGCtgttttattaaatgtaaTTGACAAAAAAgacaaaacaaaaaaaataattaaaataataaataaacaaaaagTATTGAATTCATTCGGAGTATCATGGCAATATATGAtggaatatattatatcattaaatcaacataaaaatttaatgaaaatatttaatatatatgatgataataaaaatttttatattgttatggaaaaattatatggaaaagaattatttaactttttagtttataaaaaacaagttaaagaaaatatttgtaaatatattataagtCAAATATTACAAGctgtttattatttacattgtcataatattattcatagAGATATTAAACCAGAAAATCTTATGTTTCGtcataaaaaaacaaagaaTAAAGGTTATATGTACAACTATGAACTTGTTCTTATTGATTATGATACTTGTCATTTTATCAATAATTTACAACAAACCTCTCCAAATGTTTTAATGAATACCTTCGTGTCTCCATATGGAGCTACTAGCCAATGCTGTAGCATGcacaacaataataatgaaaataaaaataaaaatgaaaataataataaaaataaaaatgaaaataataataaaaatgaaaataataataaaaataaaaatagtgatcataataatgataataataattgttattattattataatgcTTTTTCACAAAATAAGTCGTATCCACATAGAAACACACGTCtcaataataacaatattcATCATAATAACAATGAATTATATACCACCGTACATGCAGATAAACCCACCTGCTTACTAGATCATATGGAGAATACGCCAGGTAGcgaaataaaaaaaacaacaTCTCAAAATAACAAAGAACTGGAAAAAGAAACAAGTAAAACacaatatgaaaaatatgcagaaaaaaaaatataccCGAACCAAAAGAATCaaattacaaatatatgtttacaCAACCAATCAAAAGAAATaacaaaaagaatattCTCCAATACTCATCAAACTAAGGAAGcaaagaatataaataaggatgatgaaataaataatcataGAACAAgtagtaataaaaaatatattaaattagTGGGTACATATGGATATATAGCTCCTGAAATTATTAAAGGTTTTAATTATTCAATTTTATCAGATATGTGGTCTATAggaattatattttatattttgatgaCTGGTATTACTCCTCTACCTATGTGTTTAATgattaattataaaaacacaaaagatatattattaaagaaagaaaaaaaaggtataaattttaatcTTTTATCATTTCATAATTATCCAATAGCAAAAGATTTATGCGAACAATTACTTCAATTTGATCCCAACAAAAGAATATCCAGTACAGTTTGTGCAGCTAATCACCCTTGGTTGAAATATTTCCACATATTAAACaaaacacaaaaaaaaaaaaaaaaaaaaaaaaaaaaaaaaaaaaaaaaNNNNNNNNNNNNNNNNNNNNNNNNNNNNNNNNNNNNNNNNNNNNNNNNNNNNNNNNNNNNNNNNNNNNNNNNNNNNNNNNNNNNNNNNNNNNNNNNNNNNNNNNNNNNNNNNNNNNNNNNNNNNNNNNNNNNNNNNNNNNNNNNNNNNNNNNNNNNNNNNNNNNNNNNNNNNNNNNNNNNNNNNNNNNNNNNNNNNNNNNNNNNNNNNNNNNNNNNNNNNNNNNNNNNNNNNNNNNNNNNNNNNNNNNNNNNNNNNNNNNNNNNNNNNNNNNNNNNNNNNNNNNNNNNNNNNNNNNNNNNNNNNNNNNNNNNNNNNNNNNNNNNNNNNNNNNNNNNNNNNNNNNNNNNNNNNNNNNNNNNNNNNNNNNNNNNNNNNNNNNNNNNNNNNNNNNNNNNNNNaaaaaaaaaaaaaaaaaaaaaaaaaaaaaaaaaaaaaaataattttatgtGCACCACTCGTTGGATATATCAACAGAGTGAATGCAaacatgaaaaaaaagaaaagaacaaaaaaaagaacaaacacaaaaataaaaacaaggaaatgaaaaatatggaCAACAATTCGTATTGTGtttattatgatgaaaTGATGAACAAGGTggataatattaaaagtgtagaacatatgaataatacATATCGTTTATACAACGATAGTTATTGTAATGCTTGTAATACTTTCAATCATGAAATTAATAATCAACTCaatgttataaataaatatatatatccatttACATGTCCTAATAAAAATACgaaacaaaataatacatatatcaatacttataataataatgcaaatttatttttacataataactattattatcataaaaatgatgagcatataaaaaaaaataattctaaatttttaaacatatttCATAAGGACACATATCCATATTCTTCATTTACAGTACAagaacataataaaaagaaaaacaataatgatgatgataataataataaaaagaaaaacaataatcatgatgataataataataaaaacaaaaacaataatcatgatgataataataataaaaagaaaaacaataatgatgatgataataataataaaaagaaaaacaataatgatgatgataataataataaaaagaaaaacaataatgatgatgataataataataatgatgataataataataatgataataataataataacaacaataatgataatcataacaacaataatgataatcataacaacaataatgataatcataacaataataataatattatccatcaaaacaataatgaaaaaaatatacacaaTCAAAGTAGGGAAAATGATTCTATTCTTATGGATACATATCAAAATACAgtacataataataagtCTTCATTTATTCAACAACAACATAAAATGTACCCAAATAATTCTTCCCAAAAATATTCTATgcaaaattataatattaataactattcttatataaaagaaaaaaaaggaaacaCACAGGGTTCTCTTAACACGCTAAAGGTAAAAGAGAAAATGTACGAAGAAGTcaaacaaaataatattatatctaGCCATTTTAATCATACtaataaggaaaataaaatacacCAATGTACAAATggtataataaatatggaTATGCCATATTGTATAAAGGGTATAAACAAAAGGGATATAATACAACCTTTGAAAgatataaacataaatgttataaatttttttgatgAATACCATCCAAGCAATGGaaacatttttatcacTACAAAACATCTATCAGAAAATACATATAGTAATGAAAAGTTCATTGAATTATTTGAAAATTTtgttcaaaaaaaaaaaaaaaaaattctcTCTTTCCATAACAGTTTTAATGAATTTCCtatcataaataataataacaaaattcAGATGAATCAAAATTATATCCAAGGTAATTTAcatttacaaaatataaaaaaggatatacattcaataaataaagaattaaatataaaaaaggaaaacgaaaatcaaaaaaatcaaaaaaatcaaaaaaatcAGAAAAATCAGAAAAATCAGCAAGATTATGTATATCAGcaaaattatgtatatcagcaaaatcatatatatcaGCAAAATCAaacaaatttatataaaccCAATATTATGGTGAAAGGtgaaaaacaaaatgaaaatgaaagggaatatgaaaagaataatgaaaaaaaatataaaaacgaggaaaataatatcaaCACCATTCAACATAATAATCACAACATACAAATTTATAAGGACAAAAAGATCAATTTTATGAATCCCCATAAGGTTAATATGTATCATGATAATATGTCGAAAAATGTAAACATTGATAATAATTCCtgtatttttaatatatataaaaaggagaaaaatgaaagaacagaaaaaataagataCGATTCAAgaaatgaagaaaaatatataatcaatGATGATCATTATGATTATGAaatttgtaataataacagTAGTAGTGACAATAACAAAGATAATGAtcaaaatgaatataatactTATAAAAAACATTCACATATTACTACTCCAAAGAAAAGAtcttattcttttattcAACAAAATGTTAAGGAGCAATATGAAGAgacacatatatatgatataaaaaattatatacatgataatcaaaatgataataataatattaataataataataataataataataataataaaatgcATAATCAATATGCTTCTcataataaagaaataaattatacaaaGATATATTCAGACAAACTTAATAATCATAgtaatattcataaaaatagaGAACAAAATAGAGATTCAAACAACACCTTTTCTACATACACAAATAATTTATCAAACTCATTAAAACAAATGAATAAtactttattatataaaaaaaagaaaaaagaaaaaaataacataatatatgataatttaattaCTATTACCGTATCATGTGATTCTGctgtatataataaaaatcaaaatacCACAAACTCTtcatatgaaaataatattaattatcCATATATGAATCAatcaaattattatatagcCAATAAATTTCAAAAAACTCTCAATCCTTATGAAGTCGATCATATTCCCAAAAATGTACCTTCCTTTTATCAAATATCGAATCAACTTAATACTTGTGAAACagataataacaaaatgaaaagaaacaaaaattGTACTTCCCAAGATTTTTAA
- a CDS encoding histone H4: MSGRGKGGKGLGKGGAKRHRKILRDNIQGITKPAIRRLARRGGVKRISGLIYEEIRGVLKVFLENVIKDSIMYTEHAKRKTVTAMDIVYSLKRQGRTLYGFGG; this comes from the coding sequence ATGTCAGGAAGAGGTAAGGGAGGTAAAGGTTTGGGAAAAGGAGGAGCTAAGAGACACAGAAAAATTTTAAGAGATAACATTCAAGGTATTACAAAACCAGCCATCAGACGTTTAGCAAGAAGAGGTGGTGTTAAACGTATTTCTggtttaatatatgaagaaaTCAGAGGAGTTTTAAAAGTTTTCTTAGAAAACGTAATTAAAGATTCCATCATGTATACTGAACACGCTAAAAGAAAAACCGTCACTGCTATGGATATTGTATACTCCTTAAAAAGACAAGGAAGAACTTTATATGGTTTTGGAGGTTAA
- a CDS encoding histone H2B, protein MVSKKPAKAKKTGTGPDGKKKRKKSRYDSYGLYIFKVLKQVHPDTGISRKSMNIMNSFLVDTFEKIATEASRLCKYTRRDTLSSREIQTAIRLVLPGELAKHAVSEGTKAVTKFTSK, encoded by the coding sequence ATGGTATCAAAAAAACCAGCTAAAGCTAAAAAAACCGGAACTGGTCCAGAtggaaagaaaaaaagaaaaaagtcAAGATATGACAGCTATGGACTTTATATCTTCAAAGTTTTGAAACAAGTACACCCAGATACTGGTATTTCAAGAAAATCCATGAACATCATGAATTCATTCCTTGTTGATACTTTCGAAAAAATTGCAACTGAAGCTTCAAGATTATGCAAATATACAAGAAGAGATACCTTATCATCACGTGAAATTCAAACTGCCATAAGATTAGTTTTACCAGGAGAATTAGCTAAACACGCAGTTTCTGAAGGAACCAAAGCTGTAACAAAATTTACCTCCAAATAA